In Jeotgalibaca arthritidis, a single genomic region encodes these proteins:
- a CDS encoding exodeoxyribonuclease III — MKFISWNIDSLNAGLTSDSARALLTRETFKHIIALDADVVAIQETKLSAAGLTKKHTEVLADLAPAYESVWRSSVEPARKGYAGTLFLYKKELNPIITFPEIGAPTTMDCEGRMITLELDDLFVTQVYTPNAGNELARLADRQIWDEKYADYLAQLDQTKPVVAMGDFNVAHKEIDLAHPDRNHFSAGFTDEERQGFTNLLARGFTDSFRHLHGNIEGAYTWWAQRVKTSKINNSGWRIDYSLVSDRIADKVLRSEVIDSGTRQDHAPLLIELDL, encoded by the coding sequence ATGAAGTTTATTTCTTGGAATATTGATTCATTAAATGCTGGTTTAACTAGCGATTCAGCACGTGCTTTATTAACACGCGAAACGTTCAAGCACATCATTGCCTTAGACGCAGATGTGGTTGCCATACAAGAAACAAAATTATCAGCGGCAGGTTTAACGAAAAAACATACAGAAGTACTAGCCGACTTAGCACCAGCCTACGAATCAGTTTGGCGTAGTTCGGTTGAGCCAGCTCGTAAGGGTTATGCAGGAACTTTATTTTTATATAAAAAAGAATTAAACCCAATTATCACTTTCCCAGAAATTGGGGCACCTACAACCATGGATTGTGAAGGCCGTATGATTACGCTTGAATTAGACGATTTATTCGTTACACAAGTTTATACACCAAATGCAGGAAATGAATTGGCTCGTTTAGCAGATCGTCAAATTTGGGATGAAAAATATGCTGATTACCTAGCACAATTAGACCAAACAAAACCAGTAGTGGCGATGGGCGATTTTAACGTTGCCCACAAGGAAATCGACTTGGCTCATCCAGACCGTAACCACTTTTCAGCTGGTTTTACCGATGAAGAGCGTCAAGGGTTTACTAACTTACTTGCTCGTGGCTTCACCGATTCTTTCCGTCACTTACACGGAAACATCGAAGGTGCTTATACGTGGTGGGCGCAGCGCGTCAAAACGAGTAAAATCAATAACTCAGGCTGGAGAATTGATTACAGCCTTGTGAGTGATCGTATTGCTGACAAAGTATTGCGTTCAGAAGTTATTGATTCTGGCACCCGTCAAGACCATGCACCACTATTGATTGAATTAGATTTATAA
- a CDS encoding YwbE family protein: MDGKKRADITIGAHVSVVQKQDQRTGKLTEGVVAKLLTKSPNHPHGIKVMLENGIVGRVQKVH, translated from the coding sequence ATGGATGGAAAAAAACGAGCAGATATTACAATTGGCGCTCACGTTAGCGTCGTTCAAAAACAAGACCAACGTACCGGCAAACTGACAGAAGGTGTGGTTGCTAAATTATTGACCAAATCACCTAACCACCCGCACGGCATTAAAGTGATGCTGGAAAATGGAATTGTCGGCAGAGTGCAAAAGGTTCACTAA
- a CDS encoding S-ribosylhomocysteine lyase — protein MEKIASFTVDHLNLKPGLYLSREDKVGGQTIKSYDLRFTAPNFEPVMNTAEIHTIEHIGATFLRNHPTFKDDVIYFGPMGCRTGFYLILTEAVQPADVLQLLKETFQFAASFEGEIPGAAARDCGNYLDQNLPMARYYSERYAKVLDGITDLSFEY, from the coding sequence ATGGAAAAAATTGCAAGTTTTACAGTCGATCATTTAAACCTAAAGCCAGGCCTTTATTTATCTCGTGAGGATAAAGTAGGTGGACAAACGATTAAGTCATACGACTTACGTTTTACAGCACCAAACTTTGAACCGGTTATGAATACAGCAGAGATTCATACGATCGAGCATATTGGAGCAACCTTCTTAAGAAATCATCCAACTTTTAAAGATGATGTGATTTACTTTGGACCAATGGGCTGCCGTACTGGCTTTTATTTAATTTTAACAGAAGCTGTTCAACCAGCTGATGTCCTACAATTACTGAAAGAAACATTCCAATTTGCGGCGAGCTTTGAGGGAGAAATTCCAGGAGCAGCTGCTCGCGATTGTGGTAACTACTTGGATCAAAACTTGCCAATGGCACGCTACTATAGCGAACGCTATGCGAAAGTATTGGATGGCATTACCGATTTATCATTTGAATATTAA
- a CDS encoding methyl-accepting chemotaxis protein, whose amino-acid sequence MTKKRVLPKLSFNLLMLIIPAILIAITAMSVTTFNYSRNLILHSVDERMTLQLSSTSSNEIAIAIENIAGGATSQAIDTQHATESVEYISGIVEDNFMILTELVDSTDVMEATKDEGFQVLKELIDLIELTTFINGQVNEAIEHTYEAARAGEAGKGFAVVAQQIKKLAEQSKGFNEVIKQVIKELKDTSTNSVEVMTETKNMLTQQGEIVENTRSKFENIATAIEKNKQVVGKLQESSNEIKVKNEDLVGVVQNLSAIAEENATAD is encoded by the coding sequence ATGACTAAGAAACGTGTATTGCCAAAGTTAAGTTTTAATTTATTGATGCTGATTATACCAGCTATATTAATTGCAATAACTGCAATGAGTGTGACAACATTTAATTATTCAAGAAATCTCATCTTACATTCTGTAGATGAAAGAATGACCTTACAATTGAGTTCTACAAGCTCAAATGAAATTGCTATAGCGATTGAGAATATTGCTGGCGGCGCAACCTCGCAAGCTATTGATACGCAACATGCGACAGAGAGTGTTGAATATATTAGTGGGATTGTAGAAGATAATTTTATGATTTTAACAGAATTAGTTGATTCAACCGATGTTATGGAAGCAACTAAAGATGAAGGATTCCAAGTCCTAAAAGAATTAATTGATTTGATAGAACTAACGACATTTATTAACGGTCAGGTCAATGAAGCCATTGAACATACTTATGAAGCTGCCCGCGCAGGAGAAGCCGGCAAGGGATTTGCGGTTGTTGCCCAACAAATTAAAAAATTAGCAGAACAATCAAAAGGCTTTAACGAAGTGATTAAACAAGTTATTAAGGAATTGAAAGACACGTCAACAAACAGTGTCGAAGTGATGACTGAAACCAAAAATATGTTGACCCAACAAGGCGAAATTGTAGAAAATACTAGGTCTAAGTTTGAGAATATTGCGACAGCAATCGAAAAAAATAAACAGGTAGTAGGGAAACTGCAAGAGTCTTCGAATGAAATCAAAGTAAAAAATGAAGATTTAGTTGGCGTAGTCCAAAATTTATCTGCCATCGCAGAAGAAAACGCGACAGCAGATTAA
- a CDS encoding GyrI-like domain-containing protein, which translates to MKHEWRKHEKGIYMPKRKPELIDVPTQHFFTITGSGNPNSSDFSERIEVLYALSYAIRMMNKTMYVPDDYFEYTVYPLEGVWDLSLEGRQKDQWEKDDLRYKIMIRQPEFVTAETIQYAMETVKAKNKVQHIDEVKFESLTDGLCLQMLHIGPYETEQETFDLMDAYAAEQGYERLSLRHKEIYLSDFRRTKAENLKTVLRYQVRPL; encoded by the coding sequence ATGAAGCACGAATGGCGTAAGCATGAAAAAGGCATTTATATGCCAAAGCGTAAACCGGAATTAATTGATGTGCCAACTCAGCATTTTTTTACGATTACGGGTAGCGGCAATCCCAATAGTAGCGATTTTTCTGAGCGAATTGAAGTGCTGTATGCCTTATCGTATGCTATTCGGATGATGAACAAAACCATGTATGTGCCAGACGATTACTTTGAATACACTGTTTATCCTTTGGAAGGTGTTTGGGATTTATCATTAGAGGGTCGTCAAAAAGACCAATGGGAAAAAGATGACTTACGTTATAAGATCATGATTAGACAGCCAGAATTTGTAACAGCTGAAACCATCCAATATGCTATGGAAACAGTCAAAGCTAAAAATAAAGTTCAGCATATTGATGAGGTAAAGTTTGAGTCTTTAACGGATGGCTTGTGTTTGCAGATGCTACACATTGGACCATATGAGACGGAACAGGAAACCTTTGACCTAATGGATGCCTACGCAGCAGAACAAGGCTATGAACGTTTATCACTGAGACATAAAGAAATTTACTTATCTGATTTTAGAAGGACAAAGGCTGAGAATTTAAAAACAGTCCTTCGTTATCAAGTACGGCCTCTTTAG
- a CDS encoding ATP-binding cassette domain-containing protein: MLHVNHLTLHHLKDLKDLVRDLSFVVNPGDKLAIIGEEGNGKSTLLKWLMDDSKINDYIKAEGQKINHFSRLAYLPQSLPEPLFNLTLEDYYFNQDDVLEMDFSLLYQLASQLGFDADRLTSKQKLAELSGGEKIKVQLLKQLALNPDLLLLDEPSNDLDLETLAWLENFIKQTPLTVIYISHDEAFLQATATKVIHLEQLRHKTVAVATVSHLSYQDYMTEKQNKFQKQSDLALKQREEHEKKMAKYRQIESRVHHEQETISRQNPAGARLLKKKMHSVKAMGRRFERESDQFEDIPITEDAILLKFSHTQPLADGKIILRLEDEMVQTPDGHTLIQSVQFLLRGKQKVGIVGKNGIGKSSLLKLMWGKLKDRPDIAAAYMPQAYQDEFDLSQTPIAFLTESGDSEERTQIMTYLASMRFTREEMTHPIAELSGGQQAKLFLLKIDLLGKNVLLLDEPTRNFSPLSQPELRQVCRDFQGAIITISHDRLFLREVCDVVYELKEDGLSLIDVE; the protein is encoded by the coding sequence ATGTTACACGTTAATCACCTAACCCTACACCATTTAAAGGATTTAAAAGATCTTGTTCGTGATCTGTCGTTTGTCGTTAATCCAGGCGATAAGTTAGCCATTATTGGCGAGGAAGGAAATGGCAAATCAACCCTATTAAAATGGTTGATGGATGACTCAAAAATTAATGATTATATCAAAGCTGAAGGTCAAAAAATTAACCACTTTAGTAGATTGGCTTACTTACCTCAAAGTTTGCCAGAGCCACTATTTAATCTAACTTTAGAAGACTACTATTTTAATCAAGACGATGTTTTAGAAATGGATTTTAGCTTGCTCTACCAACTGGCTAGTCAGCTAGGCTTTGACGCCGATCGCCTGACGTCAAAACAAAAGCTAGCCGAGTTATCAGGCGGTGAAAAAATAAAAGTTCAGCTACTGAAACAGCTAGCACTGAATCCCGATTTACTCTTATTAGACGAACCATCAAATGACTTAGACTTGGAGACATTAGCTTGGTTGGAAAATTTTATTAAGCAAACACCACTGACAGTCATTTATATTTCTCACGATGAAGCCTTTCTTCAAGCCACTGCTACTAAAGTCATTCATCTTGAACAATTGCGCCATAAAACGGTAGCCGTTGCGACTGTTTCACACTTGTCCTATCAAGATTATATGACCGAAAAACAAAATAAATTTCAAAAACAAAGTGATTTAGCCCTCAAACAACGTGAAGAGCACGAGAAGAAGATGGCTAAGTATCGTCAAATTGAAAGCCGCGTTCACCATGAACAAGAAACCATCAGCCGTCAAAACCCAGCAGGTGCACGCTTGCTGAAGAAGAAAATGCATAGCGTAAAGGCCATGGGAAGGCGATTTGAACGAGAATCCGATCAGTTTGAAGATATTCCGATTACAGAAGATGCTATTCTACTTAAGTTTTCTCATACTCAGCCACTCGCTGATGGGAAAATCATTTTACGACTTGAAGATGAGATGGTCCAAACACCGGATGGTCATACACTCATCCAGTCTGTTCAGTTTTTACTAAGAGGAAAGCAAAAAGTAGGAATTGTAGGAAAAAATGGTATTGGTAAAAGTAGCTTATTAAAACTCATGTGGGGAAAATTAAAAGACCGTCCTGACATAGCTGCAGCTTATATGCCACAAGCCTATCAAGATGAGTTTGACCTGTCTCAGACGCCGATTGCTTTTTTAACAGAAAGTGGTGATAGTGAGGAAAGAACACAAATCATGACTTATTTGGCTAGTATGCGGTTTACAAGGGAAGAGATGACCCATCCGATAGCAGAGTTATCTGGTGGTCAGCAAGCCAAGCTCTTTTTACTAAAAATAGATCTCTTAGGTAAAAATGTCCTGCTTTTAGACGAACCGACGCGTAACTTTTCACCATTGTCTCAGCCAGAACTACGTCAAGTTTGTCGTGATTTTCAAGGGGCAATCATCACTATTTCTCATGATCGTTTGTTTCTAAGAGAAGTCTGTGATGTCGTTTATGAACTAAAAGAAGACGGATTAAGCTTGATAGACGTGGAATAA
- a CDS encoding ferredoxin--NADP reductase, with protein MIKHRLKIVDIIDESQGTKTYILEKPEDFNWEAGAMTHVGLVGFDEGDSPNKGWVRHMSICSLPSENHIAFTTRTKCSSEFKERLAELTVGDELILFKTVSHLSLKESHKPVVLLTMGVGIAAVRPLIISLMKERSDIPTIQNITIDSSGEFIFKEELDQFCNGCLSNHWFECRKDFYGMVNQTCQQKDAVYYVIGSDEFIINMILTLRQNGIEDSSIVIDKRQQMLPKYFQTAV; from the coding sequence ATGATCAAACACAGACTAAAAATAGTCGATATTATAGATGAATCACAAGGAACAAAAACATATATTCTGGAAAAACCAGAGGATTTTAATTGGGAAGCAGGTGCCATGACACACGTTGGATTAGTCGGCTTTGATGAAGGCGATAGTCCAAATAAAGGGTGGGTAAGGCATATGTCGATTTGCAGTTTACCGAGTGAGAACCATATCGCTTTTACGACTAGAACCAAGTGTTCGTCGGAATTTAAAGAGCGTTTAGCTGAATTAACTGTTGGTGATGAACTGATTTTATTTAAAACAGTCTCTCATTTATCATTGAAAGAAAGTCATAAGCCAGTGGTATTGTTAACAATGGGAGTAGGGATTGCAGCGGTTAGACCGCTAATCATTTCCTTAATGAAAGAACGATCAGATATTCCAACTATTCAAAATATTACCATTGATTCAAGTGGTGAATTTATTTTTAAAGAGGAACTCGATCAATTTTGCAATGGCTGTTTATCGAATCATTGGTTCGAGTGCAGAAAAGACTTTTACGGTATGGTCAATCAAACTTGCCAGCAAAAAGATGCCGTTTACTATGTGATTGGTAGTGACGAATTTATCATCAATATGATTCTAACACTGAGACAGAATGGGATTGAAGACAGCTCTATTGTCATTGATAAACGCCAACAAATGCTACCGAAGTATTTCCAGACAGCTGTTTAA